A region of Cucumis melo cultivar AY chromosome 2, USDA_Cmelo_AY_1.0, whole genome shotgun sequence DNA encodes the following proteins:
- the LOC103487193 gene encoding glucan endo-1,3-beta-glucosidase 6 isoform X1 codes for MLFNSKMGCCCFLRSTVVLVLLLSVVCSVKAIGANWGTQSSHPLPPETVVGMLRDNQIQKVKLFDADYGTLRALGKTGIEVMVGIPNDMLSTFANSEKAAEKWVSKNVSVHISENNVNIRYVAVGNEPFLATYNGSFLSTTFPALRNVQRALIKANLGNQVKVTCPLNADVYASTTSLPSGGDFRSDIHDLMLAIVKFLSDSGSPFTVNIYPFISLYSDPNFPVEYAFFDGNASPIVDGQTTYFNMFDANYDTLVWALQKNGFGNLPIIVGEIGWPTDGDRNANPIYAQRFNQGFMSHILGGKGTPMRPGPIDAYLFSLIDEDAKSIDPGNFERHWGIFYYDGRPKYQLSLGNSNNVTLVGAKGVRYLERKWCVMKPSAHLEDSQVAPSVSYACYHADCTSLGYGTSCSGLDARSNISYAFNSYYQRSNQAEDACKFSGLSTVTNNDPSFGSCRFDIMIEPYYGGAEGRSGFCFTRLLMLVFGFVLVMLTVL; via the exons ATGTTGTTTAACAGCAAAATGGGTTGTTGCTGTTTCTTGCGATCCACCGTTGTTTTGGTTTTGTTGTTGTCAGTGGTTTGTTCTGTGAAGGCCATAGGCGCCAACTGGGGAACTCAATCGTCTCATCCGTTGCCGCCGGAGACCGTTGTTGGAATGTTGAGAGACAATCAGATTCAGAAAGTGAAGCTCTTCGATGCTGATTATGGAACTCTTAGAGCTTTGGGGAAGACTGGGATCGAAGTGATGGTTGGGATTCCTAATGATATGCTATCCACTTTTGCTAACAGTGAAAAAGCAGCTGAGAAATGGGTTTCTAAGAATGTCTCTGTTCACATTAGTGAAAACAATGTCAACATTAG ATATGTTGCTGTAGGGAATGAGCCTTTCTTGGCAACTTACAATGGAAGCTTTCTCAGTACAACCTTTCCTGCCCTGCGAAATGTACAGAGAGCCCTAATAAAAGCTAATTTAGGCAACCAAGTAAAGGTAACATGTCCGCTGAATGCTGATGTCTACGCATCCACAACTAGTTTACCATCAGGTGGTGACTTCCGAAGTGATATACATGATTTGATGCTTGCTATTGTCAAGTTCTTGAGTGATTCCGGTTCTCCATTCACAGTGAACATTTATCCCTTCATCAGTCTCTATTCCGACCCCAACTTCCCTGTTGAGTATGCTTTCTTTGATGGCAATGCATCACCCATAGTCGATGGCCAGACAACATACTTCAACATGTTTGATGCAAATTATGATACCCTTGTGTGGGCACTTCAGAAGAATGGCTTTGGAAACTTGCCGATTATAGTTGGGGAGATTGGTTGGCCTACGGATGGTGATCGTAATGCCAACCCCATCTATGCTCAACGGTTCAATCAAGGCTTCATGTCACACATTTTAGGCGGGAAAGGAACACCAATGAGGCCAGGTCCAATCGATGCCTACTTATTCAGTCTAATCGACGAAGATGCAAAGAGCATTGATCCAGGGAACTTTGAACGCCATTGGGGAATATTCTACTATGATGGCCGACCGAAATACCAACTCAGCCTTGGAAATTCAAATAATGTAACCTTAGTTGGAGCAAAAGGTGTACGTTATCTTGAAAGAAAATGGTGTGTGATGAAGCCATCTGCTCACCTTGAAGATTCACAAGTTGCACCAAGTGTCAGCTATGCCTGTTACCATGCTGACTGTACCAGCCTTGGGTACGGGACATCATGTTCGGGTCTAGATGCGAGGTCGAACATCTCATATGCATTTAACAGTTATTACCAGAGGAGTAATCAAGCAGAGGATGCATGCAAGTTTTCAGGGTTGTCAACAGTGACAAATAATGATCCAAGCTTTGGGAGTTGCAGGTTTGATATAATGATAGAGCCATACTATGGAGGGGCAGAAGGAAGGTCTGGGTTTTGTTTCACAAGGCTTTTGATGTTGGTTTTTGGGTTTGTTCTTGTTATGTTGACAGTTCTGTGA
- the LOC103487193 gene encoding glucan endo-1,3-beta-glucosidase 6 isoform X2 has product MICYPLLLTVKKQLRNGFLRMSLFTLVKTMSTLGNEPFLATYNGSFLSTTFPALRNVQRALIKANLGNQVKVTCPLNADVYASTTSLPSGGDFRSDIHDLMLAIVKFLSDSGSPFTVNIYPFISLYSDPNFPVEYAFFDGNASPIVDGQTTYFNMFDANYDTLVWALQKNGFGNLPIIVGEIGWPTDGDRNANPIYAQRFNQGFMSHILGGKGTPMRPGPIDAYLFSLIDEDAKSIDPGNFERHWGIFYYDGRPKYQLSLGNSNNVTLVGAKGVRYLERKWCVMKPSAHLEDSQVAPSVSYACYHADCTSLGYGTSCSGLDARSNISYAFNSYYQRSNQAEDACKFSGLSTVTNNDPSFGSCRFDIMIEPYYGGAEGRSGFCFTRLLMLVFGFVLVMLTVL; this is encoded by the exons ATGATATGCTATCCACTTTTGCTAACAGTGAAAAAGCAGCTGAGAAATGGGTTTCTAAGAATGTCTCTGTTCACATTAGTGAAAACAATGTCAACATTAG GGAATGAGCCTTTCTTGGCAACTTACAATGGAAGCTTTCTCAGTACAACCTTTCCTGCCCTGCGAAATGTACAGAGAGCCCTAATAAAAGCTAATTTAGGCAACCAAGTAAAGGTAACATGTCCGCTGAATGCTGATGTCTACGCATCCACAACTAGTTTACCATCAGGTGGTGACTTCCGAAGTGATATACATGATTTGATGCTTGCTATTGTCAAGTTCTTGAGTGATTCCGGTTCTCCATTCACAGTGAACATTTATCCCTTCATCAGTCTCTATTCCGACCCCAACTTCCCTGTTGAGTATGCTTTCTTTGATGGCAATGCATCACCCATAGTCGATGGCCAGACAACATACTTCAACATGTTTGATGCAAATTATGATACCCTTGTGTGGGCACTTCAGAAGAATGGCTTTGGAAACTTGCCGATTATAGTTGGGGAGATTGGTTGGCCTACGGATGGTGATCGTAATGCCAACCCCATCTATGCTCAACGGTTCAATCAAGGCTTCATGTCACACATTTTAGGCGGGAAAGGAACACCAATGAGGCCAGGTCCAATCGATGCCTACTTATTCAGTCTAATCGACGAAGATGCAAAGAGCATTGATCCAGGGAACTTTGAACGCCATTGGGGAATATTCTACTATGATGGCCGACCGAAATACCAACTCAGCCTTGGAAATTCAAATAATGTAACCTTAGTTGGAGCAAAAGGTGTACGTTATCTTGAAAGAAAATGGTGTGTGATGAAGCCATCTGCTCACCTTGAAGATTCACAAGTTGCACCAAGTGTCAGCTATGCCTGTTACCATGCTGACTGTACCAGCCTTGGGTACGGGACATCATGTTCGGGTCTAGATGCGAGGTCGAACATCTCATATGCATTTAACAGTTATTACCAGAGGAGTAATCAAGCAGAGGATGCATGCAAGTTTTCAGGGTTGTCAACAGTGACAAATAATGATCCAAGCTTTGGGAGTTGCAGGTTTGATATAATGATAGAGCCATACTATGGAGGGGCAGAAGGAAGGTCTGGGTTTTGTTTCACAAGGCTTTTGATGTTGGTTTTTGGGTTTGTTCTTGTTATGTTGACAGTTCTGTGA